ATCTTGACCTTGACCCTACCTATAAAGATGAATTTGGCGACCCGCTACTTCGCATCACTTACCGTTTAACGGATCAAGATAAAAACATTGCGAAATTCGGGATTGAAAAATGCACGGAAATTATGGAAGAAATGGGCGCAGATATTGTCGATCAAGATGAAGTTCCTGATCAGTTTGACCATATTTATTCAGGAGGCCATTATGCAGGCGGTGTAATTATGGGCGCAGACCCATCCACGTCAGCTGTCAATAATTATTTGCAAATGTGGGATATGGATAACATATTTGTTGTCGGAGCTACAGCATTCCCTCAATTTGGAAGTAATCACCCAACGCCTACAGTCGGCGCACTTGCTTATCGCGCCGCAGAAGGAATCGAGAAGTATTTAAAAGATGGCGGCGGTCAGCTTGCAGAAGCAAAACAAGAAAATGTAACCGTGTAGAAATGCGAATAGAAAGGTACCTGTGCAAGGTGCAATTATGACAATTCATGGTTCTGAATAAAATATCACAAAAAAGTCGACTAAGCGTTATATAGTCGACTTTCTTTTTTACTTTATACAATTGTAGCGTATTTCCCGAATTGCTTCTCGCGGGGTGGGAATTGGATATTCTTCCGCTAAAGTCCATTAAAAATGAGAATTGATTGTTCATTGTTGACTGTTCTAATTCATTAAAAAAGCCGTCCCAATTGCTCAGGACGACTCTATATGAATCGGGATTGCATCTTCCCGATCCATCACTTCTTCATCATGTAAATGGCAGGCGACAAAATGTCCCGGCTGCCTTTCCACAAATTCTGGCTCTATTTTAGAACATACACTCATTGCTTTCGGACATCTCGTGCGGAATCGACAGCCGCTTGGAATGTCGATTGGGCTTGGAACATCGCCTTTTAAGATAATTGGAATTCTAGAGCGCTCTAAATTCGGATCGGGTAGTGGAATCGCTGAAAGTAACGCCTCCGAATAGGGATGCATTGGATTTTCATACAGATTTTCGCTTTCCGTCAACTCCACAATCTTACCCAAATACATTACCGCAATCCGGTCACTTATGTATTTCACCATTGATAGGTCATGCGCGATAAATAAATAAGTCAACTCTTTTTCTTTTTGTAGTGTCTTCAATAAGTTAACGATTTGGGCCTGGATGGATACGTCTAGCGCCGCAATCGGTTCATCCGCCACAATAAACTGTGGGTCCACGGCAAGTGCCCGAGCAATGCCAATTCGCTGTCTTTGTCCCCCGCTGAATTCATGAGGATAGCGACCCGAATGACTTTTATTCAACCCGACAAGTTCCAACAATTCATTCACTTGTTGCTCCCGGTCCGCCTCGGATGAATTTGTTGCATGAATGAGTAACCCTTCCGATATTATCTCCATAACAGTCAGACGTGGATTAAGAGATGAGTATGGGTCTTGGAAAATCATCTGCACATCTCGCTTCTTCTTTTTCTGTTCCGCTTTACTATATTTTGCATGGACATCTTCATTTTCAAAAATAATTTCACCGCTTGTCGGCTGATAAATTTGAGTAATTGTCCTTCCAACTGTTGACTTACCGCAACCCGATTCGCCAACAAGGCCAAGGGTTTCGCCTTTTTTAATTGTAAAGCTTATGCCATCTACTGCTTTCAATGTATCTTTTTTATTTATTTTAAAATGCATTTTTAAATCATTAATAACTAATAAATCATCATTTTTCTTCATAGCTGTGCACTCCCAACTGTTTCAGGTGCGTGTTCCGGCGGCGTGCGGGAATCTTGCAACCAACATAATACAGAGTGACTCTCACTTATCTCTGTTTTTTTAGGATGGTAATCATGACACACTGCCATCGTATACGGGCACCTTGCAGCAAAAGGACATCCAGTCCCTAATGTAGCTAAGTCCGGGGGAGAACCCGGAATTGGTATAAGTGGTTCCGCTCTACTGGCCTTTAAATTCGGCATTGAACCAAGAAGTCCTAAAGTATATGGGTGTTGCGTTTCGTAAAATATTTCATCCAACGTGCCATACTCCACAACTTCTCCGGCATACATGACTGCTACTTTATCAGCCATATTCGCGACTACGCCAAGATCATGCGTAATAAGCACAATTGCAGTGTCCATTTTTTCTTGCAAGTTTTTCATCAGTGACAAGATTTGTGCTTGGATGGTAACGTCTAGTGCTGTTGTCGGCTCATCAGCAATCAAAACCTTAGGATTACATGCGAGTGCCATCGCAATTACGACACGCTGCCGCATCCCACCCGAAAACTGATGCGGATAAGCATTGAGTCTTTCCTTTGCATTCGGTATTCCTACAAGTTCCAACATTTCCATTGCTCTTTGTCTCGCCATACTTTTTGTTAAAGTTTGATGTTTCGTAAGTCCTTCCATAATTTGCTTGCCAATTTTCATTGTTGGATTCAATGATGTCATCGGGTCCTGAAACACCATGGAAATCTCGGAACCTCGCACTTTTTGCATGGCCTTTAATGGCAAAGCTAATAAATCTCGACCTTCATACTTGATTTCGCCTTGTGGAATAACCGCGCTATGTTTTGGCAATAAACGCATTATCGATTTTGCAGTCACAGACTTTCCAGAACCAGATTCACCAACAATTGCGAGGGTCTCCCCTTTTTTCAATGAAAAACTAACGCCTTTCACCGCAGTGATTGCTCCGTTTCGGGTCTTGAATGAAACGTGCAGATTATCTACATCTAGTATATTTTCTTTCATTTTTTGACCCTCCCTATCTTCTCATTTTCGGATCCAGGGCATCACGAAGACCATCTGCTAGTAAGTTAAATGAGATCATTATTAAACTGATAACAGCTGCTGGAAAAATAAGTTTGTATGAAAAATAACGCATAGACTTATAGCCATCTTCAATTAACACCCCGAGTGAAGCAAGCGGGGCCTGTAAGCCAAGACCGATAAAACTTAGAAATGCTTCAAAAAATATAGCCGTTGGAATCGTGAACATGACCGTAACAATGATGGGCCCCATAACGTTTGGCAATAGATGTTTACCTATCAGTCGTGCATTCGATGCCCCAAGTGTTCTAGAAGCAAGAATGAATTCCTGGCCTTTTAGTTGCAAGATTTGTCCACGCACGACACGCGCCATTCCTACCCAGCCGGTAACGATAAGCGCCAAGATGATTGAAGTAATCCCGGGTTCCAAAATTAAAATAAACAAGATAATCACAATCAAGTTGGGTATACCAACAAGCACTTCAATAATTCGCTGCATAATATTATCGAGTCGACCTCCATAAAATGAAGATATCCCTCCATATAAAACGCCGATTGCCAAATCAAGTGCGGCAGCAACTAGTGCAATGAATAGTGAAATCTGTGTTCCTTTCCAAACTCTTGTCCACAAATCCCTTCCGAATTCATCTGTTCCGAACCAATAATTTTCTTCTATATTTCTTATTTCATATACATCCTTACCTTTTACATCTTTCCCATCAAAACCAAGCCACCCCAGCCCATCCACTTTTGGCGGAAGGTTGGAGTGCATTAAGTTTTGACTCCGATGTGTATGTTCATTCATTGCTGGTCCTACCAAAGCTAAGAGGATTAATATACCTAGGACAATTAGAGAAAAAACAGCACCTTTGTTTTTGAATAGACGTTCTCTTGCTTCCTTCCAAAAGGAAATGGACGGGGTCGTTATTTCTTCACTAACGTCCTGATCCAATGGCGCGGCAACGAATAAATCAGCGGTAGGTTCAGCTAAACTCTTTTGCTCCGAATCGATAGGATTTGTATCTTTTTTGATTTTCTCGTTTACTTTTGTCATGACTGTTCCGCCCCCTTATAGTCAATTCGGGGATCAAGGAACCCATAAAGAATATCAACGACGAAAACGACAAATATGAATAGTGCACTATAGAAAAGCGTAATTCCCATAATAACACTATAATCGAGGACAAGAATTGATAAGGTGAACTGCTCTCCGAGTCCCGGAACGGAAAATATTTTTTCGATGACGAGCGTACCTGTCATGATGGACACCGCTAATGGACCGAGCATCGTGACAACCGGGATAAGCGCATTCCGTGTGACGTGCTTTACGATGACTGTCGACTCGCTCAATCCCTTTGCCCTAGCAGTCGTGACGTAGTCCTGTCCAAGTACCTCAAGCATTTCACTTCGAATAAACCTAGCAACCGTAGCGATAACCGTTACCGACAATGCAAAAGAAGGTAGGATGGTGCTAGAATAGCCTTCCCAAAGAGCAACGGGCAGCCACCCTAGTTTTACCCCTACATAATATTGTAGTAGTGCTGCAAAAACAAATGATGGAATTGACATACCCAGAACTGCAATTGTCACAGACAGGTAATCAAATACTGAGTTATGTCTCAAAGCAGAAAAAACTCCTAGTAAAAGACCTATAAGTGAACCAAAAATAAGTGCTTGCAGGCCAATAAATGCAGATGGTCCGATGCGATCACTAATCATACTGAAAACCGTCCGGCCTTCGTATTGAAACGAATAGCCCAAGTCTCCCTGAAGTAAATTACCAATGTATTTCAAATACTGAATTGCTACCGGTTGATCTAATCCATATTTCGCATTAAGAATTACCAACTGTTTCTCTGTTAACTTTTCGGGATTCGTAAACGGTGTTCCCGGTATAAGCTCCATAAGAAAAAAGGTGGCGGACACAATGACGAAAAGGGTAACAATCATGAATCCGATTCTCTTAAGTATGTAACTTTTCACATTGATCCCCCTATCTTTAAATACCACGCGTTACTAGTAAAATTCTATAGTTTGCTATGTACATACAATAAAAAGAGGGGTGCACCAGTTGGACACCCCCGTTTTTCTGACGCTTTAGTTTATATTATTCCTCAATATAAGCCCATTTGTAAGAGAATTCAGCGCCTGATGGATGTTTGACTAAATTCTTAATACTATCCCGCTTAAGAATTGCAGATCCCGTTTGGTAAAGCGGTGCGATTGCAGCATCTTCAACCAACAAGATTTTTTCAATTTCTAGTAACATTTCAAAACGTTTGCTTAGATCCGTCTCGCCATATGCTTCTTCAACCAGTTCGTTTAGTTTTGGGTTGTCGTAATCCATACGGTTGGCCGATCCGCCTTTCAACCACATATCCAAGTAAGTCATTGGGTCACTATAGTCTGGCCCCCAAGATGATAAGGAAATGTCATATGTGATAGCTTTTTCAATTTCAAGACGTTGCGCGAAAGGTACTGCCTTAATTTCTAGCTTAAATCCAGGAAGGTTATCTTCAAGCTGTGCTTGCAAATATTCTGCAACTTTCTTATGTGATTCAGAATCAGCAATGTTAATTGATACAGTGACTTCTTTTTCTCCAATTTCGTCTAATGTTTCTTCCCACAATACTTTAGCTTCTTCTGGAGTCCCTTTATTGATATCGCCGTTAAGGTCGCGGTAGTCCTTTTGATCTGGAGAGAAATAATATCCTCCTGCCACAAGTCCATACAGTGGTGTAGATCCATCTTGTAAGATGACATCCGTTAGCCCATCACGATCAATTGCCATATTAATTGCTCTACGGATTTCTGGATTTCCAAGAATCGGGTGTTTATGGTTAAATCGTAAAAAGATTATGCCGGATTCTTTTTCAATTTGAAAGTCCTCGTCATCTGCATATTGTGCAACGAGAGCAGACGTCAGTAATGTACGATCAATTTTTCCAGTTTCATAAAGATTTGCTCCAGTGGAAGGCTCTTTTACAACAACCACTTCAACCTTGTCGAGTTTTACCTTGTCAGCGTCCCAATAATCTTCGTTCTTTTCCAATGTCCATCCTTGCTCATGAGTCCAGCTAACAAGCTTGAACGGGCCGTTTGCTAACACATTCTCTGCTTCAAGTGCATATTGATCACCGAGCTCTTCAACAAATTTTTGATTTTGCGGAAGGAATGTCGGGAATGCAAGTAGTGTTTTAAACAACGGATTCGGACTTTCCAGCGTTACTTCAAGTGTAAAATCACCGGTCGCTTTAATACCGAGCTCATCCGCATCCATTTCCTCATTCATAATGGCTTCTGCGTTTTTAATGCCAGCTGTAGCAAGCATGTAGTTATATGCCCCTGCTTCTTTCATAACGCGTTTCCATGCGTACTC
This genomic window from Sporosarcina sp. Marseille-Q4063 contains:
- a CDS encoding ABC transporter ATP-binding protein translates to MKKNDDLLVINDLKMHFKINKKDTLKAVDGISFTIKKGETLGLVGESGCGKSTVGRTITQIYQPTSGEIIFENEDVHAKYSKAEQKKKKRDVQMIFQDPYSSLNPRLTVMEIISEGLLIHATNSSEADREQQVNELLELVGLNKSHSGRYPHEFSGGQRQRIGIARALAVDPQFIVADEPIAALDVSIQAQIVNLLKTLQKEKELTYLFIAHDLSMVKYISDRIAVMYLGKIVELTESENLYENPMHPYSEALLSAIPLPDPNLERSRIPIILKGDVPSPIDIPSGCRFRTRCPKAMSVCSKIEPEFVERQPGHFVACHLHDEEVMDREDAIPIHIESS
- the opp3C gene encoding oligopeptide ABC transporter permease, whose product is MTKVNEKIKKDTNPIDSEQKSLAEPTADLFVAAPLDQDVSEEITTPSISFWKEARERLFKNKGAVFSLIVLGILILLALVGPAMNEHTHRSQNLMHSNLPPKVDGLGWLGFDGKDVKGKDVYEIRNIEENYWFGTDEFGRDLWTRVWKGTQISLFIALVAAALDLAIGVLYGGISSFYGGRLDNIMQRIIEVLVGIPNLIVIILFILILEPGITSIILALIVTGWVGMARVVRGQILQLKGQEFILASRTLGASNARLIGKHLLPNVMGPIIVTVMFTIPTAIFFEAFLSFIGLGLQAPLASLGVLIEDGYKSMRYFSYKLIFPAAVISLIMISFNLLADGLRDALDPKMRR
- a CDS encoding peptide ABC transporter substrate-binding protein, with amino-acid sequence MKNKKWLALIFLTIFALVLSGCNFNSSDSDEGSKDKDEGTKKEDIEEVAQVLRLSASAEIPTMDSTKAHDGVAFNVLNNTNEGLYRQDENNEPILALAEKHEESEDEVVHTFTLKETKWSNGDPVTAADFEYAWKRVMKEAGAYNYMLATAGIKNAEAIMNEEMDADELGIKATGDFTLEVTLESPNPLFKTLLAFPTFLPQNQKFVEELGDQYALEAENVLANGPFKLVSWTHEQGWTLEKNEDYWDADKVKLDKVEVVVVKEPSTGANLYETGKIDRTLLTSALVAQYADDEDFQIEKESGIIFLRFNHKHPILGNPEIRRAINMAIDRDGLTDVILQDGSTPLYGLVAGGYYFSPDQKDYRDLNGDINKGTPEEAKVLWEETLDEIGEKEVTVSINIADSESHKKVAEYLQAQLEDNLPGFKLEIKAVPFAQRLEIEKAITYDISLSSWGPDYSDPMTYLDMWLKGGSANRMDYDNPKLNELVEEAYGETDLSKRFEMLLEIEKILLVEDAAIAPLYQTGSAILKRDSIKNLVKHPSGAEFSYKWAYIEE
- a CDS encoding ABC transporter ATP-binding protein; amino-acid sequence: MKENILDVDNLHVSFKTRNGAITAVKGVSFSLKKGETLAIVGESGSGKSVTAKSIMRLLPKHSAVIPQGEIKYEGRDLLALPLKAMQKVRGSEISMVFQDPMTSLNPTMKIGKQIMEGLTKHQTLTKSMARQRAMEMLELVGIPNAKERLNAYPHQFSGGMRQRVVIAMALACNPKVLIADEPTTALDVTIQAQILSLMKNLQEKMDTAIVLITHDLGVVANMADKVAVMYAGEVVEYGTLDEIFYETQHPYTLGLLGSMPNLKASRAEPLIPIPGSPPDLATLGTGCPFAARCPYTMAVCHDYHPKKTEISESHSVLCWLQDSRTPPEHAPETVGSAQL
- a CDS encoding ABC transporter permease — translated: MKSYILKRIGFMIVTLFVIVSATFFLMELIPGTPFTNPEKLTEKQLVILNAKYGLDQPVAIQYLKYIGNLLQGDLGYSFQYEGRTVFSMISDRIGPSAFIGLQALIFGSLIGLLLGVFSALRHNSVFDYLSVTIAVLGMSIPSFVFAALLQYYVGVKLGWLPVALWEGYSSTILPSFALSVTVIATVARFIRSEMLEVLGQDYVTTARAKGLSESTVIVKHVTRNALIPVVTMLGPLAVSIMTGTLVIEKIFSVPGLGEQFTLSILVLDYSVIMGITLFYSALFIFVVFVVDILYGFLDPRIDYKGAEQS